One region of Desulfovibrio sp. JC022 genomic DNA includes:
- a CDS encoding efflux RND transporter periplasmic adaptor subunit: protein MTKKCVLVAMLGAAIMFLVLWMTGSFESGMIERGRIVSTRSVDVPAGTAVAEFGIVPVVYEAVGTVRPETEASIESQVTGKVLRVLVRSGQKVRKGDKLIVLDSREFKTRLESARQGLKSAEAAERQAREAINAAKAESDTATATWKRMKKLFADKVATRDEIDRVEAAYLKAKAGLAQAEDGLDAASAGVRQARRGVEAAGIGLGYTTIAAPADGEVAKRMVEPGDLAFPGKPLMLIQTGGALRLEALVREGVIGQVRIGQKLAVDIQALGERAEAVVEEVVPSADPLTRTFLVKAGLDPLPGLYPGMFGRLLIPVGKREVVLIPSKAVSRVGQLETVLVQSGEVWEPVYVRSGASSGSKVEILSGLSGNEIVGYDLPVAGGQQ from the coding sequence ATGACTAAAAAATGTGTTCTGGTTGCTATGCTTGGCGCAGCCATAATGTTTCTGGTTCTTTGGATGACAGGCTCTTTCGAGTCAGGGATGATCGAAAGGGGGCGTATTGTCTCAACGCGAAGTGTGGACGTTCCGGCCGGAACCGCTGTTGCTGAATTCGGAATTGTCCCGGTTGTTTATGAAGCAGTGGGAACCGTGCGTCCTGAGACCGAAGCTTCCATTGAATCACAGGTTACCGGAAAGGTTCTCAGGGTTCTGGTCCGCTCCGGGCAGAAGGTCCGCAAAGGAGATAAGCTCATTGTACTGGACAGCCGTGAATTTAAGACTCGGCTGGAGAGTGCCCGGCAGGGGCTTAAATCTGCGGAGGCTGCCGAGCGTCAGGCCCGCGAAGCCATCAACGCAGCTAAAGCCGAATCCGATACGGCAACAGCTACATGGAAGCGGATGAAGAAGCTTTTTGCCGATAAGGTCGCCACCCGTGATGAAATTGACCGGGTGGAGGCCGCCTACCTCAAAGCCAAGGCCGGATTGGCACAGGCCGAAGACGGTTTGGACGCTGCTTCCGCCGGGGTCCGGCAGGCCCGCAGAGGCGTGGAGGCTGCCGGTATCGGGCTTGGGTATACAACCATAGCAGCTCCGGCTGACGGCGAGGTTGCGAAACGCATGGTCGAACCGGGGGATCTTGCTTTTCCCGGCAAACCGCTCATGTTGATCCAGACCGGAGGGGCTTTGCGTCTGGAAGCCCTTGTGCGTGAAGGCGTTATCGGTCAGGTGCGTATCGGTCAGAAGCTTGCGGTAGATATTCAGGCTCTTGGTGAGCGGGCCGAAGCGGTTGTGGAGGAAGTTGTTCCTTCTGCCGATCCTCTGACCCGTACCTTTCTGGTCAAGGCCGGACTAGATCCCCTGCCCGGATTATATCCCGGCATGTTCGGGCGTCTGCTTATTCCGGTGGGAAAGAGAGAGGTTGTACTTATTCCGTCAAAGGCCGTGTCCCGAGTAGGTCAGCTTGAGACCGTGCTGGTACAAAGCGGTGAGGTTTGGGAACCTGTATATGTGCGAAGCGGTGCAAGTTCTGGCAGCAAAGTGGAGATTCTTTCTGGACTGAGCGGTAACGAAATTGTTGGTTATGATCTGCCCGTAGCCGGAGGGCAGCAGTAA